The Nitrospiraceae bacterium region GAATGGCTGTGCGGCAATCGATATGGTGAGTCATCAATCCATGAGAAGAATCGCTGGATTCTATGGGAACCTCCGCGGGATATGACAATATAATCGGTCCTCACACAGGTTTGTAACTCGTCTGCGCTAAAAATTAGAAAATGTGAGTGCTGCTGTCTCCTTGCACTTCCTCTATCGGCCATTGTGGATTGGGGATTCGGTTCGGCTCACCGTTCTCACTGAGAATCAGACGGAAACGATTTAAGATCTCAACCTCCGCGACACAGTTATCGGGACAGAAGACAAAACCAGATTGTCGTTCCAACCAGTGTAATTGCCAGCCAGCTATTATTAAGTCAGGCGAGTGAGTCGATTCTTTGAACAAATCGTTCGGCATGAAACATCTGCCAACTCGATCTAGCCTGCTTAATCATCAGAAGCATTGTCCCACTCAATAGATGCTCTTGCTCACTTCGTTCGAGAAACCACTCTCCACACCGCTACTATTGTAAGCCGTCACCGCGAAGTAGTAGGTGTTTCCGACTCCAAGATTAGAGACCGTATAGGACGTCACGTTGCCGACGCTCACGGAAGAGCTATAGACTCCTGAGCTAGTGCCAAGATACACCTTGTAACCAGCCAGATTGGTAGAGGCATCGGGATTCCAGGTGAGCGTTGCTGTGCTGTGACCGCTTGGCTGGCTGGAGGACCCAGCCGTCACCGTCAACGTTACAGGAACTGAGATACGCCCTCCGTTGGCCGCGGTGATCGTCACAATTGCCGTATAGGTGCCCACGGACAAGCCCGCAGGATTGACACTCACCGAGACTTGAGCTGAGCGCGCGATCATTCCCATCGTCGGGGAGACGGTTATCCACGCGGCGTTGTCCCTGCTGCTCCAGATAACCATATTATTCGAATTTTTAAGAACGTTCACAATTTGGCTTGGGAGAATTTTCCCACCCTGCACGGCTTGGAAACTCAACGTTGTCGGACTGGCTTGCAACGCCAATGCGTCGGGAATTGCGGCCAGGGCAACCGTGATAACGAGTCCGGTGCACAACAAATATTGTTTCAACGTACTCATGTGTTCCCTCGATGTTTCAAGCAAAACGGTGTCGCCCTCCGAACTCGAAGAGTTCGATGGTTGCGTTGTTTCAGAGTCGTTCCCGCGGGGACGAGGGATCGCCAGAGCAGCATGCATGCCATGCAGACGAGACCACGAGAACCGAATGAATTCGCGGATTCTTAATGTGGCAGCGACGAAAAACCGTGCGGTGTCCGAACCTCATCGGGCGTCGGAGCGTAGGCTGGATACTACAACTACGACAGGGAAGCGACTTCTTAGGCTATATGTGTCGCCCGGTCTTCCCTTGTCCGGGCAAAATGTATGGGGAGGATTAATTCAGCGGCAGAATATCGTATGACGACGTATCGTCCATGAGGCTGAGGCATTGTTCCTGTCAGCAACGCAGCAGGCCAATCACTATGTAAAGGTCTAAGGGTCAGGTTATTGAGGTGAGTCGGTTCCAAGCGGCGTCAAGGTAGCAGGGAGGCGGTTCTGTTTTTTCATTTCATCCATGTCCTGATCAATCACCTTCAAAGCCTCAAGCTGGGACTCTAACTCCGCAATGCGTTTATCTCGTTCTCGTATTTGTCTCTGAAGGGAGTGCACCACGCTGGGATCAACAGTAGGTGGATCGCTTTTGTGTTCCGCCGAGGGAGGAGGCATTGTTCCGCAGGCGCTCAGAGCGATGACCCCCAGCAGACAAGCTCCTAGGCAACTCCAAGCTCTTGTACGCATCACACTCATACTCTAGATGTGTCACGAGAAGCAGTGTCACGCCAGTACATTCGCGTTTCTGACGACACCGGCTTTCAGTAGCGCTCTCCAAGCGTTTGTGGGATCTAAACCTGGATGGAGTGGTGAAGTGTGAAATCCCCAGGCTCGTCCCTGTGGGCATCGGTGTGTATCCCCGGCTAGCCGTCGAGGCTCGCTCCGCCGCTCCTGCTTGATATCCTCCCTCCCTTCAGATGTGATAACAATGTTAGGCCGCATGGTGACTGAGAAAAAGGCCGATAAAGAGTAACAAGCGAAGACATTGATAGGTGCCGTGAGCTCCAGCGGAGGGGAAAGGGATTGTCCGCGTTGTCAACGACTCGGGTTATCTCGGCTTTCGCATCCTCTCACTATCCGGCTCCTGTCGTCGATCATCAGCCGGCCGGGCAGGAGTATCTCGTGATGGGAAAAGCTGCGAACGGGCTGGCGTGATGGACTTATCAATCGAGAACGCTCATCGCAGACCGCTCCCGATCCGTATCGGTGTGAGCCGTTGTCTCTTGGGCGAAGCAGTCCGCTACGACGGTGGGCACCAGCGAGACCGGTTCCTGACCGAGGTGGTTGGGCGCCATGTCGAGTGGGTGCCGATCTGCCCGGAGGTCGAGGCAGGCCTCGGTACGCCTCGCGAAGCCATGCGCTTGGTTGGTGACACGCAGCAACCCCGGCTCGTGACGATCAAATCTGAGCAGGACATGACGAAACCGTTGAAGATGTTTACCGAGCACAAGCTGGAGGTCCTCGAAGCCGCCGACCTCTCGGGTTATATTTTCAAAAAGGATTCGCCGAGCTGCGGAATTGAACGGGTACGAGTCTTTAATCGACGCGGCATGCCGAACAGGACCGGCGTTGGTCTGTTTGCGGGAGCCTTCATGAAGCGATTCCCATTAATCCCGGTCGAGGAGGAAGGTCGCCTGTGCGACCCCGCCTTGCGCGATAACTTTATCGAGCGGGTATTTTGTTATCACCGCTGGCAGATGCTCGCACGGGGACCTCTGAAGCGCAAAGCGGTCGTCGAGTTTCACACGGCACACAAGTATTTATTGCTTGCTCACAGCCGCCAGCACTACGAATTGCTTGGCCGATTGGTCGCCCAAGCGGGTCGCTACTGCCCAGAGGAATTGATCGAGCGTTATGGAGCCGCATTCATGGATTCCCTGGCGGTGAAGGCGACATCTCGGAAGCATGTCAACGTCCTCCTTCACATTGTTGGACACATGAAAGAGCGACTGGCCACGAACGAACGAGCCGAACTGGACGACGTGATCGACGATTACCATCGCGGCCTCGTGCCGTTGGTGGTACCTATCACACTGATCAAACATTACGTCGCTCGATACCGAATCGACTATGTTCGGAATCAGGTGTATCTCAATCCGCATCCGAAGGAACTGCAGCTGCGCAATTACCTATGAGGGAAGCACGATGGGAACAGTGACGCGCGGCGTGATTTTGGTCGGGCATGGCGGCGTTCCGAAAGATTGTCCGCAAGAGTTGGTCACGAGATTGAAACGGTTGGAAGCCCAGCGGCGGGCTGCCAAGACTCCGCCTACGCGGGAAGAACGCGATCTGGATATGAAAATTCGACGCTGGCCGAGAACTCCGGCCACCGACCCCTATCAACCAGGTCTCGAAGCGGTGGCTGCTCAGTTGCGTACACAGCTGGACGGGGTACTCTTTGCGGTGGCCTACAACGAATTTTGTGCACCGACGCTGGAAGAGTCGGTGGAGGACCTCATCAAGAAAGGCGCAACCCACATTACCGTGGCGACGACCATGTTCACTCCGGGCGGGTCGCACTCGGAGATCGAGATTCCGGAGATCCTTGAGCAACTGCGAAGACAGTATCCGGGCGTTGAACTCTGCTATGCGTGGCCGTTTGATCTCACGATGGTGGCGAAGATGCTTCGGGAGCAGATTGCAAGGTTCAACTGACGATCGAACCTATATTTGCTGGAAGGCTTCGTCCGCTTGGCCTGCTAATCACACGGGCTGACGTAAACGATCTGAAGGATTGGCGTCGAGACCTACTAGGTTTACCGTGAATCCTAGTGAGCAGTCTGGTTTGTGGCCTGACGGTTCCCATCATGCTGGGCAGAACCATCGTCCCGATCTTCGAGAAAATTCCACTTCGGCTGGCGCCACTCAGGCGAAGCTGGGGTCGTAGATTGCTGTGGGTCCTGGAGGACATTGGGTGGCCGCTTGAGGGGACGCACCTTTTTGCCATCCTTGTTTGAGAGGACAGCGCCCTTGTGCCCTGGTTTAGCTTCAACGGGAACGTTGCTCGGGGCTGATTTTATTTTGGGATGGCCTGACACAGAAGGAGAAGGTTTCGTAGGGCGCGGCTTTTCACGTGACGTATTTGGTAACAATCTCTCCTGATCCATATTTCTGTTCTCGCTGTTCAGTGGCGCGTAGGACTTGAGTCCAGAGTCAACCGCCATGGGAGTATTTGTTGTCGATGGTGCCGGATTCTGATTATTCGAGTGAAGAACGCTGGCTCCGCTTGATTGTTTAGGCACGTGCGTCGGTGCAGATTCCGGCGAGGTGACTGACGACGAAACGGCGGAGGCTTGTCCCCTACGACGGTCGATTGACGTGCCGGAAGAGTTCAAGGTCTCTGCGACCAACGTGGAGCCCGAGTCGTCGCTTTCGAGGCGGATAGCTCCGCTTCGATTGACGAGACGATAGGCACGACCGATGCCGCCCGTGTTCACCACCGCAGACTGAATATCCCCTGCCGAGCGCGCACTGAGAAGGACTTGAGCACCACCTGCATCCGCTAATTCTCTGTTCGAAGCGGCACTGGCCAAGGCGTTACCGTTTAAGCCTGTCACCTGGCTCAAGGTTTTCTGGTTGATCGCATAACGAATGAGCCCATCGCTCATGAGGTCGAGAGTAACTTTTTGTTCTGGGTCCGATCGGGCGGGAGCTACGTTCGCAACGATTACACCTTACGTTGATACACCCGGTGCCAGCAGAGTCACATAGCCATGTTCCGATATGTGTATGGTGCTACCGTTGACGACTGCCGTGAATTTCTTGGGTAGATTCTTTTCGGAATTTACGTGATCGGCGTGAGAAGCACCCGTTTGGATTTGCACGGCTGTTGCTAAAAACTCACCGGTGTTGATCTGGTCCTGCTTACTGAGGCGATTTTTATGCGGGTTGATCAAAATAAATTGGCTGTCTTCTGATGGAAGCTGGCCCAACACCACAGATTGGTCCATGCCAACGACGCGGTTCAAGCCGATCGAGTATACCGAGGGCTGAACAAGGCGGACAGCCTCATTGGTGGCAAATGAAAAGCTGTTC contains the following coding sequences:
- a CDS encoding fibronectin type III domain-containing protein yields the protein MSTLKQYLLCTGLVITVALAAIPDALALQASPTTLSFQAVQGGKILPSQIVNVLKNSNNMVIWSSRDNAAWITVSPTMGMIARSAQVSVSVNPAGLSVGTYTAIVTITAANGGRISVPVTLTVTAGSSSQPSGHSTATLTWNPDASTNLAGYKVYLGTSSGVYSSSVSVGNVTSYTVSNLGVGNTYYFAVTAYNSSGVESGFSNEVSKSIY
- a CDS encoding DUF523 and DUF1722 domain-containing protein, producing the protein MDLSIENAHRRPLPIRIGVSRCLLGEAVRYDGGHQRDRFLTEVVGRHVEWVPICPEVEAGLGTPREAMRLVGDTQQPRLVTIKSEQDMTKPLKMFTEHKLEVLEAADLSGYIFKKDSPSCGIERVRVFNRRGMPNRTGVGLFAGAFMKRFPLIPVEEEGRLCDPALRDNFIERVFCYHRWQMLARGPLKRKAVVEFHTAHKYLLLAHSRQHYELLGRLVAQAGRYCPEELIERYGAAFMDSLAVKATSRKHVNVLLHIVGHMKERLATNERAELDDVIDDYHRGLVPLVVPITLIKHYVARYRIDYVRNQVYLNPHPKELQLRNYL
- a CDS encoding CbiX/SirB N-terminal domain-containing protein; amino-acid sequence: MGTVTRGVILVGHGGVPKDCPQELVTRLKRLEAQRRAAKTPPTREERDLDMKIRRWPRTPATDPYQPGLEAVAAQLRTQLDGVLFAVAYNEFCAPTLEESVEDLIKKGATHITVATTMFTPGGSHSEIEIPEILEQLRRQYPGVELCYAWPFDLTMVAKMLREQIARFN
- a CDS encoding filamentous hemagglutinin N-terminal domain-containing protein, translating into MDQIINRLERRRAGKTVPYFHNMSVQQDQLMFAFMLWAMLAALPVAAPPVSAASSFEEHASVGQSPDQTASSVGSPPVQTSGTTILNWNSFSFATNEAVRLVQPSVYSIGLNRVVGMDQSVVLGQLPSEDSQFILINPHKNRLSKQDQINTGEFLATAVQIQTGASHADHVNSEKNLPKKFTAVVNGSTIHISEHGYVTLLAPGVST